From one Rattus norvegicus strain BN/NHsdMcwi chromosome 7, GRCr8, whole genome shotgun sequence genomic stretch:
- the Utp23 gene encoding rRNA-processing protein UTP23 homolog isoform X1, translating into MKITRQKHAKKHLGFFRNNFGVREPYQILLDGTFCQAALRGRIQLRDQLPRYLMGETQLCTTRCVLKELETLGKELYGAKLIAQKCQVRNCPHFKSAVSGSECLLSMVDDGNPHHYFVATQDQNLSVKVKKNPGIPLMFIIQNTIVLDKPSPRTVAFVKAVEAGQLVSVHEKQSIKELKEEQGLVRNPELRKRRKKKKVGGPNPLSCLKKKKKAQDTKSPASEKKRKRKRIRIRNKSTPKVSAQQGAEG; encoded by the exons ATGAAGATCACCAGGCAGAAACACGCCAAGAAGCATCTTGGCTTTTTCCGCAACAATTTCGGAGTCCGCGAGCCCTACCAGATCCTTCTAGATGGCACATTCTGCCAGGCGGCGCTGCGGGGTCGCATCCAGCTGCGGGACCAGCTGCCCCGCTACCTTATGGGAGAGACCCAGCTGTGCACCACGAG ATGTGTGTTAAAGGAGTTAGAaacactgggaaaggaattaTATGGAGCCAAACTGATTGCACAGAAATGCCAGGTTCGAAACTGTCCTCATTTCAAGAGCGCAGTGAGTGGATCTGAATGTCTCCTGTCTATGGTGGATGACGGGAATCCTCACCATTATTTCGTGGCCACACAG GATCAGAACTTATCTGTGAAAGTCAAGAAAAATCCTGGAATTCCTCTCATGTTCATTATTCAGAACACCATAGTGTTGGACAAGCCTTCTCCCAGAACCGTGGCCTTTGTGAAGGCGGTGGAGGCAGGCCAGCTGGTCTCTGTGCACGAGAAACAAAGCATCAAGGAACTCAAGGAGGAGCAAGGCTTGGTGCGGAACCCTGaactgaggaagaggagaaaaaaaaagaaggtgggcGGCCCCAATCCTCTCAGCTgcctgaagaaaaagaagaaagcacaggATACAAAGTCCCCTGCTtcggaaaagaaaaggaaaaggaaacggATTCGGATTCGAAACAAATCCACTCCTAAAGTGTCTGCGCAGCAGGGTGCGGAAGGATGA
- the Utp23 gene encoding rRNA-processing protein UTP23 homolog isoform X2, translating to MVDDGNPHHYFVATQDQNLSVKVKKNPGIPLMFIIQNTIVLDKPSPRTVAFVKAVEAGQLVSVHEKQSIKELKEEQGLVRNPELRKRRKKKKVGGPNPLSCLKKKKKAQDTKSPASEKKRKRKRIRIRNKSTPKVSAQQGAEG from the exons ATGGTGGATGACGGGAATCCTCACCATTATTTCGTGGCCACACAG GATCAGAACTTATCTGTGAAAGTCAAGAAAAATCCTGGAATTCCTCTCATGTTCATTATTCAGAACACCATAGTGTTGGACAAGCCTTCTCCCAGAACCGTGGCCTTTGTGAAGGCGGTGGAGGCAGGCCAGCTGGTCTCTGTGCACGAGAAACAAAGCATCAAGGAACTCAAGGAGGAGCAAGGCTTGGTGCGGAACCCTGaactgaggaagaggagaaaaaaaaagaaggtgggcGGCCCCAATCCTCTCAGCTgcctgaagaaaaagaagaaagcacaggATACAAAGTCCCCTGCTtcggaaaagaaaaggaaaaggaaacggATTCGGATTCGAAACAAATCCACTCCTAAAGTGTCTGCGCAGCAGGGTGCGGAAGGATGA